One Dermacentor andersoni chromosome 6, qqDerAnde1_hic_scaffold, whole genome shotgun sequence genomic window carries:
- the LOC126521665 gene encoding zinc finger BED domain-containing protein 4-like, which translates to MKKAAVVPSGTDQGGRVNDPVTHYVLFQPEIGTEETSHTSELPGDDAVYVVADSSESSGTMTAEEWLSASGSLSECNTAEQTAGKAKTKKKHSFVWEHFDGHALDKCSQVCKHCNMSVRLGKEGGCSKLGTTAMRRHLEIHHAHLLTGLPSRVDVVRARKARVADSASDDAVTSGGKVKSLGGRRKRQPSSSVWQHFDYYGSDRFLVVCRICRMQVRLGKDGGCNRVGTTAMHRHVTIHHKFLLQKNPTLKTREGHGRRSQDMSCNMTKRSQVSPAVAAVHQKVLETKSESCGLRHADSMALNHCLAVFMANGIQPFSLAEEPAFLEFMRCCAPQWKVPNKAYFANSGVPALASMIKEAVRKDLKTCVGGTVHLGTETWQGPHMCDLVSVTAFWVKSQEPAQNLVRCRAVLDVVNLGESCTLENVSQALETVIKDWLLPAELKVGCIVTERLPSESLPFLEMQLKHTTCMAHCLDFEVENLLFTFHSKLADSFDMARTICSQLCHNDAARAKLKAIQSHHNLKQRPLVPDSPTNWKSTLRMLKHFCEQKLAVNEYLRGSGGISVSPEQWLVLRDAASVLQPVEEVVRLLSMDTAVMGQVLPLLCFAEKMLQSTLERSERGSPAHWLSAHLLSKLSSSSHITAVKADLAYWTASFLDPRFRDTFCSYISSDEAVAEQKLNEVKKHLLVKIRETYTHSTKLLYAANIGKLPQQNETAPSLDEDFSLWLTNAEQMGLTRSKVEVSSDGTNTEGAATAAFELEAYVQDSIADFSTPMSDPALYWQTKRMIWPSLYTVAVTYLACPPTNTYSEKMFEKYGAVASDGRQSICADTLSILSFIRMNHEWVPKDISAAPADVINSLRKAVDKGNTEQDNTHFVDAESEVLLKRVVFQD; encoded by the coding sequence ATGAAGAAAGCGGCTGTTGTTCCGAGTGGCACCGACCAAGGAGGCCGTGTTAACGACCCCGTCACACACTACGTGCTGTTTCAGCCAGAAATCGGGACAGAAGAGACCAGCCACACCTCTGAACTTCCAGGCGATGACGCCGTGTACGTCGTGGCCGATTCGTCCGAGTCTTCAGGGACTATGACCGCGGAAGAATGGCTGTCGGCATCGGGCAGCCTTTCCGAATGTAATACGGCGGAGCAAACTGCGGGGAAagcgaaaacgaagaaaaagcaTTCGTTCGTTTGGGAACACTTCGACGGCCACGCGTTGGACAAATGCAGCCAAGTGTGCAAGCACTGCAATATGAGTGTGCGCCTCGGTAAAGAAGGCGGCTGCAGCAAACTAGGCACCACGGCAATGCGTCGTCACCTTGAAATCCACCACGCGCACCTCTTGACCGGCCTTCCTTCTCGAGTGGACGTTGTGCGCGCCAGAAAAGCACGAGTAGCGGATAGTGCGAGTGATGATGCTGTAACCAGTGGCGGTAAGGTGAAAAGCTTGGGTGGGAGAAGGAAGCGGCAGCCTTCGTCATCAGTTTGGCAGCACTTCGATTACTATGGTAGCGACAGATTTCTGGTGGTGTGTAGAATCTGTAGAATGCAAGTGCGTCTGGGAAAGGATGGTGGGTGCAACAGGGTGGGGACAACTGCAATGCATAGGCATGTCACTATTCACCACAAATTCTTACTTCAGAAAAACCCCACCCTCAAAACGAGAGAAGGTCATGGCAGGAGAAGCCAAGACATGTCCTGTAATATGACCAAACGGTCACAAGTGTCACCAGCAGTTGCTGCTGTACATCAAAAAGTACTCGAAACCAAGAGCGAGTCCTGTGGACTGCGTCACGCTGATTCAATGGCTCTAAACCATTGCTTGGCAGTGTTCATGGCTAATGGTATCCAGCCGTTCTCACTTGCAGAAGAACCAGCTTTTCTTGAGTTCATGCGCTGCTGTGCACCACAGTGGAAGGTTCCCAACAAAGCCTATTTTGCAAACTCTGGTGTTCCTGCGCTTGCATCCATGATTAAAGAAGCAGTGAGAAAGGACCTGAAAACTTGTGTTGGAGGTACCGTGCACCTTGGTACTGAAACATGGCAGGGTCCCCACATGTGTGACCTAGTGTCTGTGACAGCATTCTGGGTGAAGTCTCAAGAGCCTGCACAAAATCTTGTAAGGTGCAGGGCTGTCCTGGATGTTGTTAACCTTGGAGAGTCATGTACTCTTGAAAATGTCAGTCAAGCGCTGGAGACAGTTATTAAAGACTGGCTGCTGCCTGCAGAGCTTAAGGTTGGGTGTATAGTTACTGAACGCCTTCCCAGTGAATCACTACCTTTCCTGGAAATGCAGCTAAAGCACACCACTTGCATGGCCCACTGTCTCGATTTTGAAGTAGAAAACCTGCTCTTCACATTTCATAGTAAGCTAGCAGACTCATTTGACATGGCTCGCACCATTTGCAGCCAGTTGTGCCACAACGATGCAGCTAGAGCCAAATTGAAGGCAATTCAGTCGCATCACAACCTCAAGCAGAGGCCACTGGTGCCAGATTCTCCCACAAATTGGAAAAGTACACTGCGCATGTTAAAGCACTTCTGTGAGCAGAAGCTGGCAGTAAATGAGTATCTGAGAGGGTCAGGTGGAATTTCTGTCAGCCCAGAGCAGTGGTTAGTGCTCAGGGATGCAGCTAGCGTGCTACAGCCTGTGGAAGAAGTTGTTCGCCTCCTGAGCATGGATACAGCCGTGATGGGACAGGTCCTCCCGCTGCTCTGCTTTGCTGAGAAGATGCTGCAGAGCACGTTGGAGAGATCTGAAAGAGGCAGTCCTGCACACTGGCTTTCAGCCCACCTTCTTTCGAAGCTTAGCTCAAGTAGCCACATAACTGCTGTAAAAGCAGACCTTGCATATTGGACTGCAAGCTTCTTGGACCCTCGCTTCAGGGACACATTCTGCAGTTACATTAGTAGCGATGAAGCAGTGGCAGAGCAAAAGCTAAATGAGGTGAAGAAGCACCTTCTTGTGAAAATACGTGAGACTTACACACACTCCACAAAGTTGTTATATGCAGCTAATATTGGCAAATTACCACAGCAAAATGAAACTGCCCCATCACTTGATGAGGACTTTTCACTATGGCTTACGAATGCCGAACAGATGGGGCTTACAAGGTCCAAGGTTGAAGTTTCTTCAGATGGCACAAACACAGAGGGAGCAGCAACTGCTGCGTTTGAGCTTGAGGCTTATGTGCAAGACAGCATTGCAGATTTCTCCACACCCATGAGCGACCCAGCACTGTATTGGCAGACAAAGCGGATGATTTGGCCGTCTTTGTACACTGTAGCAGTCACATACTTGGCATGTCCTCCAACCAATACGTACTCGGAAAAAATGTTTGAAAAATATGGTGCCGTTGCTTCAGACGGTAGACAGAGTATCTGTGCTGATACTCTGAGTATCTTGAGTTTCATACGCATGAATCACGAGTGGGTGCCAAAGGACATTTCAGCAGCACCAGCTGATGTGATCAACTCACTGCGAAAAGCTGTGGACAAAGGCAACACTGAACAAGATAACACTCACTTTGTAGATGCAGAAAGTGAAGTGTTGCTAAAGAGAGTTGTTTTTCAAGACTGA